The DNA window GGGTTCATGGGTGGTTGGACTTTGTACTTCTCAAGCATTTCCCCTTTTTACCTCATTTGTCCAGTTAAAGTCACGAGTTCCTGTTATCAGGTCAAGGAGACTGGCCCTGTGTAAGTGGAAAGACAGGGAGAACCAgtaagtctcttttctttctttctttttttcccaagatggagtcttgctcagctgcccaggttggagtgcaatagcgtgatcttggcgCATGGCAACCTCTGtccctcaggttcaagcgattctcctgcctcagcctcccaagtaactggcactacaggcaggcaccaccacgctcagctagtttttgtatttttaatggagatggggtttcaccatgttggccaggatggtcttgatttgttgacctcgtgatctgcccgcctcagcctcccaaagtgctgaaattacagacctctggcttctaggttcaagcaattctcctgcctcagactcctgagtagctgggattacagccaccgctTCCGGCCTCTTTTCTTAATTAGTTTAACATCTGCCTGGCTGCCAACAAGGCCCTTCCGTTGCACAGAAAAAGACACAACACTGAACTAAGCACACATTACGTCATCCTCAGTTGCTGAAAGGAGCACTACTGGCCGGGGAGGCAGCAGGCAGGGGCTAAGCACAAAGAAGCAGTGTGGGTGAGAGCATCCAGATGGGATCACCTGGTGGGGGCCATCTGTTTTAGAGAGGCTCCCCGCCAGGGCACCCTCTGCTCTCCAACAGGCCAGCCCACCAAGGAACTTCGTTCTGAAGTGTGTCTGGGACACTGCTCAAACTGGAACATAGATAATGgagaaagactggaaagaagggGGATGGGCGTCAGTCAGTGGTGAGCCTGGTGAAGGAATGTCTCCCACAGCAGCTGGGTGGTCAGTATCCTGGGGCCTGGCTAGCATCGTGCTCCCAGCACCTGCTGTATGTAAGACCCTGTGGTGGTGGAAACCAAATAAATCTTCTGTCATTGGACACTTGGGAGCAGCAAACAGCCAGATGGTAGAGACCGGAGACCTGATGCGGTGGAGCCTGGGTCTTGGCGTCTTGTGAGGCTTCAGCAAACCTTTCAGTGTGAGCAGTCCACTAGGAGTGCCTGCAGCACTGGGCCATCCTCCCCCAAGCAGAAAGATTTGTGCAGCTCCCTCTGCCTGGTCAGGCTAGAGGGGCAGCCTGCGACTACAGAGTGAGACAAACCTCTGAGAGACAGCCCTGCCCATACTGTCACTCAGGGAACAACATTGTCAAGGGCCTCCTCCTGAGGGGCGCACACCAGGGAGATAGACTTGGAACAAGTGACTTCAATCCAGTGCTTTTAGGGGAAGCTCAGGGTACCGTGGAGCTCATAGTAGGGGATGTGGCCCAGACTTTTGGGATCAGGGAAGGATTCTCGgagtgagctgagacctgaaggatgagtagCAGTTTGTTAATGAAGGTGGGTGGCACTCTAGAAAAACAACATTTGCAAAGCCTCAGAGGCGGGAGATATTGTAAAGAGCTAAACAAAGGTGAGTGAGTCTGTCTGGAACATCAAATATAATATAACTGGGAAACAGGACAGGCAAAATCAAAGGCCTAACAGAACAGGAATCTGGACTCGATTCTAAGAGCAATGGAAACCATTTGGAGGGGTTTATACAGCAGATAGACATGAGGAGGTCTGCATTTTTGAGAATCACTCtgagaggagggaggcaggagaggacaTGGGAGTCCATGGATAAAGCTACACAATCTCCAGGCAGAAACTGCTAGCCCGGACTAGGGTAGTGGCAGTGGAGATGGTGAGAAGTGGAAGGATTTGAGGGCTATTAGGAGATAGAATCACTATgaacggccgggcgtggtggctcacgcctgtaatcccagcactttgggagaccaaggcaggcagaccgcaaggtcaggagttcgagaccagcctggctaatatggtgaaaccctgtctctactaaaaatacaaaaattagctgggcgtggtggtgcgcgcctgtaatcccagctactcaggagtctgaggcaggagaattgcttgaacctagaagccagaggttgcagtgagctgagatcacaccactgtactccagcctgggccacagaatgagactctgtctcgggggggaaaaaaatgaatcacCACAAACTGGGTGTTGGGGAAGACAGATGGGGAGAGAAGAGCCAGTGACGATGCCCATGCTTCTTGCCTGAACCACTGGGTAGATAATGTCATTACCTGTGATAGGGACATGTCTGGGAGGAAGATGATGTGCTTTGCTTACGATGTGTTCAGTTTGAAATGTCAATGAGATATGTAGGTGGAGGAATCCAGGAGGTGGTCAGAAGAGATCTGGGATGGAGATGAATATTTGGGAAGCACTGGAATGTGGATGGGTAAGGTTATCTAGGAGGAGTGTGCAGGGCCTGGTAACCCAACATTGAAGGGGTtgacagaaaaagaggaagctggctgggtgcagtggctcacgcctgtaatcccagcactttgggaggccaaggtgggcaggtcacgaggtcaggaaattgagaccatcctggctaacatggtgaaaccccgtcctctactaaaaatacaaaaaattagctgggcgaggtggcgggcgcctgtagtgtcagctactccagaggctgaggcaggagaatggcgtgaacccgggaggcagaacttgcagggagccaagatcacgccactgcactccagcctgggcaacagagcgagactccgtctcaaaaaaaaaaaaagaaaagaaaagaaaaagaggaagctgAGAAGGAATGGCCACGACTAACCCAACAGTCTTACCAGTTTAGCGACTTCCCATGTGGATCCAAGGCAGCAGAAGGGATTCGGAAGCAGGCCTGTTCACCACAACTCCTCTCTCCCCACGAAGCACAACGGCCCTCTCCACTCCCAAACATTTCACTTGTGGAAAGTTATAGGGAAATGACCTTGGCTAAATCGAGCAGATGGAAAGAGCTAAattaggctgggtacggtggctcatgcctgtaatcccagcactttgggaggccgaggtgggcggatcacctgaggccgggagtttgagaccagcctgaccaacatggagaaaccccgtctctactaaaaacacgaaattatccaggcgtggtggcgcatgcctgtaatcccagctactcaggaaggttgaggcaggagaatcacttgaacccgggaggcagaggttacggtgagccgagatggagccattgcactccagcctgagcaacaagagtgaaactctgtctcagaaaaaaaaaaaaaaagaaagaaaagagttaaaTTATGTGGTGCTTTGGAGGCTGGGACTACATGGACTCTTAAGAGGGATGGCACCTTCTAAGAGGTTCCAAAGGAAGAAACAACGGGCACCTCCACTGGGTTTTAGACACAGAGATCCCGGCCTGGATTGTTGTGGAGGATGAAGCTGCTCCATCTTGGATGCTGATCCGACATGTTGTCCTCTGGTTAACCCCTGTTCTGGAATGCCTCTAAGATTGCCACTTCATCTACTGTGACCTTCAATCCTGCTCTTAGGTAGATTCACATAGCATTCTCCGCCTTTCCCTGAGGTGTTGTCGTCAGTGGTACCACACATTTCTACTGAGGCATGTATACCTTTCCCGTCAGGTATATCAGCCCTGGACTCGGGGGTAACTGGCTAATGGCCGCCTGGCTTCTGTTTCTAAGTcactattaaatgtttctttctgagaaactggatacatcagtctctcttttttttgttgttgtttttttgtttttgagatggaatcttgctctgtcacccatgttggagtgtagtggcgctatctcagctcactgccacctctgcctcctgggttcaagtgattcttctgtctcatgagtagctgggactacaggcgcacaccaccacacctggctacttttgtatttttagtagagacggggtttcaccacgttggccagactggtcttgaactcctgacctcaggtaatctgcccgccttggcctcccaaagtgctcttattataggcgtgagccaccattcccggcctcagtctctttcttcagcctcttaGCTCCCTTGGCCTTTGGGTAGGTTTGCATAGACTGGTTGTAGATGTGGAAAGTCCTCCTTCCCCTGTCCATGTTGTGCCTCTGTCATTGTTGAGAACTAGGGGATGGGGGTAAAGTACCCAATCTTGTGACTTAACAGCAAAGATCAGAGGCCGTCTGTCCTCTTTGCCCTACTTACAACCCAAACCTTCCAACTCCTTCTTTCTGTCATTGCtgtctgcattctttttttttttttttttttttttttgaggcagagtcttgttctgttgcccaggctggatctcagctcactgcaaccttggcctcccaggttcaagtgattctcctctcagcgtcctgagtagctgggattatagatgtgcgccacgacgcctggctaatttttgtatttttagtagagacggggtttcaccatgttgttctcgaactcccgacctcgtgatctgcctgtctcagcctcccaaagtgctgggattacaggcgtaagccactgcgcctggctcatctttattttcaatatgcataatattttgagacaaggtctccctctgtcacccaggctagagtgcagtggtatctcggctcaccgcagcttcaacctcccggctcaagccatcctcccacctcagcctcccaagtagctgataccacaggtatgtaccactacgcctgacttttttttttttttttttttttttgagatagggtctccctctgccacccaggctggagtgcagtggcatgatgtcaactcactgcagcctcaagctcccaagctgaatcaatcctcccacctcagcctccccagtagctgggaggtgcaagtcactatgcccagctaatttttgtatttttttggtagagatggggttctgccatgttgcccagcctggtcttgaactcctaggctcaagcaatcctccctcctgggcctcccacagtgtcGGGTGTTTTCAGTAACCTTTtaactgaaatttagcatttcctttCACTGTGAATTTAGGTAACAAACCACAGTAGTATTAGCAGTATCTGCGGTTTCACCTCAATAGCGGTTACAGATGTGCTCACTTTAGAATGGCTGTGCATCTCTTGAACCATAATTTGTGTGCATCACCagttttttattacatttattaggGCTGCTGCTAGATCTAGTTAATATGATAACCAAGAAGTAGACTTGTACTCTATCAAATATCTgggtttaattttctttattttttgagaaagagtctggctctgccaaccaggctggagtgcaatggtgtgatcttggctcattacaacctctgcctcccaggctcaagtcatcctcccaccttggcctcccaagtagctggcactacaggcatatgacaccacgcccggttaatttttttttttttttgtaatagagacagagtctcactttgttgtccaggctggtctcaaactcctgagctcaagcaatctgcccacctaggcctcccaaagtgctaggattacaggtgtgagccacagcacctggcccgtgcctgtaatctctttaagaggccaaggtgggaggatggcttgagcccaggaggttgaggctgcagcgagctgttatcgcgccactgcactccagcctgggtgacagaataagaccctgtctcaaaaaaacagaaaaaataacgaTAACAATAACATTACATTGAATAGGGGATCATGGGCTTCACAAAACTGCCAAAGCAGTCTGCAGTAGAAAAAAAGACGAAAACCCTTGCTTAATAGAAATATTCATTGCCCTAACTCTTCTCAACGGGATGCCTGActttgggtgtggtggtgtctcTCTGATTTGAGTCCATCTCTTGGTGCCCTAAAGGGGAGAGTCTCTGGGACTCTTGTCCCCAAAGCAAACAGCTGCATCAACTGCATGCAGGGCACTGGATAAGGGAATGTCCCAGGTGTAGGGAATCAATCAGTTGCAGGCCTTCTTGCAACCAGTGGACTGAGAGCCAGCCACACCCTCACATTCTCCTGAGAAAAGTGGCTGCTGGCCATCTCTGTACTGAGATTTGTCCCCTGACACTCATCATCCTAGCCACAGCCAGCTGGACCAGAGATCTCTCTTGTATTTGGGTGGTGGCCTGAGGAGTGGCCAGGCAGGAGAGCCTGCCAAATAGGTACTTTCGGATTGAATGACAACTAATCGACCCAGTTAGATCCTGTCCCTTGGGAAGTTGGGATTTGAACACTTGAGGGAGTCGAGGCAGGGCCAGCAGAAGTGacaggcacaaaaaaaaaaaaaaaaaaaaaagaggtgaagggagaaggggaagtgGAGCCAAGCGTGGAGATTTGCCAAGTGAGGGTGGCCTTCCACCCCATTCATCCAGAGAAGGTTTGGCTGAGCACCCCCCAAGAGCCCACAGAATTGTGGAGGGCCGGGGGTCCCCAGCTGCACAGGGCTCATGGCAGAACATGAGACATGCCAGACACCCAAAATGAGGAAGCTGGGGGGGCTTTTTCTCAGCCTTCCTGACCTAGCGTGACCTCCTCTGGGCCCATGTAATAGGCCTCCACACCCCCTTATGCCTGGTGCAGGCACCCTGTTAACTTCTATGTCCTTGTAGGTCCGTTTCCAAGGACTCTACCTGCTTGACTGCTCCCAAAGCAGCCAGAGCCAGTAATGCCCCTGGTGGGGAACGGGGCTGGAGAGTAGGCTGGCACAAAgcaggagggagggacagagaggtCTGTCACTCATCCCAGAGAAGCATCATGGGGTGGACTCCTCTGACCTGGCTCCTTTGGTTTCCCATGGCTgggctccttctctccctctggaGCCTGTAACGTCCCCGCTTTCTCAAATTCCTCATACAGCAAACTTATTCCACTCTCTTTACCCAGAAATAGGTCAGACTCAACTACATCCATATCTCATTTCTTCCTAACAgcgttttgtttcattttttagatggagtcttgccctgttgtccaggctggagtacagtgacacaatcttggttcaccgcagcctccacctcctgggctcaagcaattctcctgccttagcctccctagtaactgggattacaggcgcctgccaccacgctcggctaatttttgtgtttttagtagagatggggtttcatcatgttggccaggctagtctcgaactcctgatctcatgatccgctccgccttggcctcccactgtgttgggattacaggcgtgagccacggcgcccggccccccaacagcattttaaagatgaaatgagactcagagaggaGTCTGATGGCTGTAGTAAGGAAGGAGGAGTCAAGCTCCTTAGTGTGCGCTACAAAAACCCTGCACACCTGACCATGTTCGCAGCTCCCTGCCACCCATTCCCATCCTACCCTCTCTTGCCAAACGGATACACTTGCTTTCCCCAAAACATGCCCTCTCATCTCCAAGTTTTTGCTCCTGATGTTCCCCCGGTTAGAATACCCCTAGGATTCCTACTGAATTGTGGGTCAACCTTTAAGACTCAaagtgtgggccaggcatggtggctcatcactttgggaggccaaggcaggaggatcacttgagaccagaagtccgagatcagcctgggcaacacagtgggactccatttctaaaaaaaaaaaaaaagaaagaaaaatacaaaaattacccgagcatggtgatacgtgcctgtagtgccagctactcaggaggctgaggcaggaggatggcttgagcccacaAGGTTGAGGCTGACCACCACTACAGTCGAGCCTTGGCAACAGTGAGAccgcctctcaaaaaaaaaaaaaaaaaaaaaaaaaaaaaagactccaagtGTGCTCCACTGTTCCTTTTACACCTTCAGTGAGGCATCAGGGGCTGTGTCCTAAATGTATCTCCAGCCCTTCACATAGGGCCTGGCAAGGTAAGAGACCAATAAATGTGCACCATTTGGCTTCATTTCACTAAATCATTAGCGTCCAGAGGTATGGTCAGCACTTGGAACCCTGTGGAATGGCCTCAAGATCAGAATCCTCTTGCCCAATTCTTGGCTGGGAAGCAGGTGACATCTAGAATCCATGAGGGTATGGGTGATCTCCTGGGTTCTGGACATTTGCACTGAGTTTATTCAATCACTCAACAATATATATTAGGTCTGGGCtgagcatggtgtctcacacctgtaataatcccagcactttgggaggccgaggcaggtggagcacctgaggttggaagttcgagactagcctaaccaacatggagaaaccccgtctctactaaaaatacaaaattagctcggcgtggtggtgcatgcctgtaatccagcttctcaggaggttggggcaggagaatcacttgaacccaggaggcggaggttgcagtgagccaacatcatgccattgcactccagcctgggcgacaagagcgaaactccatctcaaaaacaaaacaaaacaatatatattaGGTCTGTTATGCTCTAaacactgtgccaggtgctggggatcAAAGATGAATAGAGAAATGAACTGGAAGGATACAGTCAAGCTAAAACTTAAAGAACACAACAAATCtgtaaaagacaaacaaaagagGGTTTAATCTGTGCTGCTGTCCAGGTGTGCCGAGCTGGGGGTGGGGTTGCTCCTGCACAAGAGCATTCCTAAAGCAAAGATTTGAGGGGAATTCGATTTCTAATACCCAGGTTGGGTCTCACTTTCAGGAAGGTGTGAGACCTGAATCCTAAGCTGGACTCATTGTTCCCCTAATTCCCAGCATCGGATCTGTAAATTAGCGGTCTGGGTGGTAGCCGATTCGTCGTTCAGAGGCTCAGAACACCGTGAACCTATGCTTTCCTGACTCAAAAGACACAACCTTGACGTGGGCCCTTTGGACAAGCATCTGCCCCCCGCAGGAGGGTCTCAGGCGACCTTCTTGGAAGGTGTGACCACTTGAAAAGGAGgaggcggccaggcgcggtggctctcgcctgtaattccagcacttagggaagccgaggcggggggatcgcttgagcccaggagtttgagaccagcttaggcaagaTAGGGAGACACGCCCCCACCccgccctgtctctacaaataattaaaaatttagccgggtgtggtggcgggagcaggagccactcgggaggctgaggcaggagtatcgctggAGTcctggaggtggagactgcagtgagccgtgatcgcgccactgcattccagcctgggcgacagagcgagacccgtcaatcaatcagtcaatcaaggGGAGGCTGGCGGGAGCATGCTTGTGACCACCCAGGGCGACACAGACCCTAACCCCAAGCTAGACCCCACCGTCCCGCCCGGCGCCCTTCTAAGAGCGCAGCTTCCGGAGCAACGCCGCTGACCCCCGCCCCCAGGGCCTTGGCGCCGATTGGCCAGCGATAACGCGGGGCGGAACCAAATCTTAAAGGATCCGGGAGCTAAGCTAGACCCGGGTGGCGGTGGCAGCTGCGAAACCCAGGGAGCCGATGCCACGTGACCCAATGTGGGCTTCTTTTAAACCTTTCTAATGCCCATAACCCAGCCTCAGGCCCATGGAGCCCATGAGAGACTGCCCGCTGTTCGGGGGCGCCTTTTCCGCCATCCTCCCCACGGGGGCCATTGACGTAAGGTGAGAAGGCCGGGGCGCCCAGGGGCGGCTGACTGGGTGGGTTGTGGGAAGAGACCGGGGTCAACCAGGGTCTACCTCGCCTCACTCCAGCGACCTCCGACCGGTCCCGGACAATCAAGAAGTTTTCTGCCATCCCGTGACGGACCAGAGCCTGATCGTGGAACTTCTCGAGCTGCAGGCCCACGTGCAGGGCGAAGCGGCTGCGCGGTGAGGGAAGGGCCCCGGGCTGGCCAATGgcaggggcggggccggggcagTGGGCGGGACCCGCGGCCGACGGTTAATCTGGGCGGTGAGAACACGCAGGGGCCGGGAGCCAGGCGTGCAACTTAAAGATGCTCCCAGGGAGGCGGCCAGAGATGTCCCTTCCTGACCCCGCTTCCCTACTCCAGGTACCACTTTGAGGATGTTGGTGGCGTGCAGGGGGCTAGGGCTGTCCATGTGGAGTCTGTTCAGCCTCTCAGTTTGGAGAACCTGGCCCTGAGGGGCTGCTGTCAAGAAGCCTGGGTCCTCTCTGGCAAGCAGCAGATAGCTAAGGAAAACCAGCAGGTGAGGGCCCGAGAGTGTGCAATGTCCTGGAAGGGCGGGTAGCGGGGGCGCAGAGATCCAGGTAAGCATCCTGACTCTGATCCCCTTAGGTAGCAAAGGATGTGACACTTCATCAGGCCTTGCTGAGGCTGCCCCAGTACCAGACTGATCTCTTGCTCACCTTCAATCAGCCCCCGTAAGGAGGAAGGAACGGGCGGGTATCTCATGACTGGGTTCCCAGGAGAATCGGGCTGGGAGGGACAGAACAGGGAGACTCACTGGTGGGATCCTCCAAGGAAGCAGGAGTGGGCCAGAGGTTTGGGGTAACTGATACCCAGGTCCTCTGGAACTGGAATTGGCAATTTCCAAACCTCAGGCCTGGATGATGTTCTCTCTCCATCTGTTTCCCCACCCCAAGCCCTGACAACAGGTCATCTCTTGGCCCTGAAAATCTGTCACCTCCACCCTGGAGCCTGGGTGACTTTGAACAGCTGGTGACCAGTCTGACCCTTCATGATCCCAACATCTTTGGTCCCCAGTAAAGGTGCTGAAGCACTGCATGATGTTGCTGAGAACTTGGGGACTCGGTTCTGTGAGGGGGAAAAGAGGTTGAAAAGAGGGTTTCCTCTCATTTCTTCCCTGTGCATAAACAAGACAATCCCTCTTCAGAATAAACTTGCTTTATCATCAGTATAATCTCTGTGCCT is part of the Chlorocebus sabaeus isolate Y175 chromosome 16, mChlSab1.0.hap1, whole genome shotgun sequence genome and encodes:
- the RANGRF gene encoding ran guanine nucleotide release factor isoform X1 gives rise to the protein MEPMRDCPLFGGAFSAILPTGAIDVSDLRPVPDNQEVFCHPVTDQSLIVELLELQAHVQGEAAARYHFEDVGGVQGARAVHVESVQPLSLENLALRGCCQEAWVLSGKQQIAKENQQVAKDVTLHQALLRLPQYQTDLLLTFNQPPPDNRSSLGPENLSPPPWSLGDFEQLVTSLTLHDPNIFGPQ
- the RANGRF gene encoding ran guanine nucleotide release factor isoform X2 codes for the protein MEPMRDCPLFGGAFSAILPTGAIDVSDLRPVPDNQEVFCHPVTDQSLIVELLELQAHVQGEAAARYHFEDVGGVQGARAVHVESVQPLSLENLALRGCCQEAWVLSGKQQIAKENQQP